Proteins encoded in a region of the Planococcus citri chromosome 1, ihPlaCitr1.1, whole genome shotgun sequence genome:
- the LOC135831387 gene encoding dehydrogenase/reductase SDR family member 4-like isoform X2, which produces MKYYIFQIYFALRIGFAIANKLATEGAKVVISSRQEVNVNEAVEKLKNNGHQNNISGVVCHVGNKEDRKRLYEEALNKFGGIDILISNAAVNPFVGFTVDCPEDKWDKLFDTNVKSAFLLTKEVVPHLKERKGGSIINISSLAGLQPVPMHGPYCVSKTAILGLTRVFADELAQFNIRVNCIAPGLVRTKFAEHIYENKILHDAILSQIPMGRTGEPRDVEGIAAFLCSDDANYITGETIAVAGGMHTRL; this is translated from the exons AATCGGATTTGCAATAGCCAATAAACTGGCCACTGAAGGAGCCAAAGTAGTGATCAGCAGCCGACAAGAGGTCAATGTAAACGAAGcagtggaaaaattgaaaaataatggtcatcaaaataatataagtGGTGTCGTATGTCACGTTGGCAATAAGGAAGACCGTAAGAGATTATACGAAGAA GCTTTGAATAAATTTGGAGGTATAGATATATTAATTTCCAACGCAGCTGTAAATCCTTTCGTGGGTTTCACTGTTGAC TGTCCGGAAGATAAATGGGATAAATTATTCGACACAAACGTCAAAAGTGCATTTCTCCTGACAAAAGAAGTAGTACctcatttgaaagaaagaaaaggtgGTTCGATTATTAATATATCCTCATTAGCTGGCCTGCAACCTGTACCG ATGCATGGGCCATACTGTGTTAGTAAAACGGCAATACTCGGATTAACGAGAGTATTCGCCGACGAGCTTGCTCAATTCAACATCCGAGTCAACTGTATAGCTCCTGGACTAGTCCGGACAAAATTCGCTGAACAT ATTtacgaaaataaaattctccACGATGCTATTCTGTCTCAAATTCCTATGGGaag AACTGGCGAGCCACGTGATGTGGAAGGAATTGCTGCTTTTTTGTGCTCTGATGATGCGAACTATATTACTGGAGAAACGATCGCTGTTGCTGGAGGAATGCATACGAGATTATAG
- the LOC135831387 gene encoding dehydrogenase/reductase SDR family member 4-like isoform X1 — MGRLTGKVAIITGSTQGIGFAIANKLATEGAKVVISSRQEVNVNEAVEKLKNNGHQNNISGVVCHVGNKEDRKRLYEEALNKFGGIDILISNAAVNPFVGFTVDCPEDKWDKLFDTNVKSAFLLTKEVVPHLKERKGGSIINISSLAGLQPVPMHGPYCVSKTAILGLTRVFADELAQFNIRVNCIAPGLVRTKFAEHIYENKILHDAILSQIPMGRTGEPRDVEGIAAFLCSDDANYITGETIAVAGGMHTRL, encoded by the exons ATGGGTAGACTAACTGGAAAAGTTGCCATTATCACAGGGTCAACTCAAGG AATCGGATTTGCAATAGCCAATAAACTGGCCACTGAAGGAGCCAAAGTAGTGATCAGCAGCCGACAAGAGGTCAATGTAAACGAAGcagtggaaaaattgaaaaataatggtcatcaaaataatataagtGGTGTCGTATGTCACGTTGGCAATAAGGAAGACCGTAAGAGATTATACGAAGAA GCTTTGAATAAATTTGGAGGTATAGATATATTAATTTCCAACGCAGCTGTAAATCCTTTCGTGGGTTTCACTGTTGAC TGTCCGGAAGATAAATGGGATAAATTATTCGACACAAACGTCAAAAGTGCATTTCTCCTGACAAAAGAAGTAGTACctcatttgaaagaaagaaaaggtgGTTCGATTATTAATATATCCTCATTAGCTGGCCTGCAACCTGTACCG ATGCATGGGCCATACTGTGTTAGTAAAACGGCAATACTCGGATTAACGAGAGTATTCGCCGACGAGCTTGCTCAATTCAACATCCGAGTCAACTGTATAGCTCCTGGACTAGTCCGGACAAAATTCGCTGAACAT ATTtacgaaaataaaattctccACGATGCTATTCTGTCTCAAATTCCTATGGGaag AACTGGCGAGCCACGTGATGTGGAAGGAATTGCTGCTTTTTTGTGCTCTGATGATGCGAACTATATTACTGGAGAAACGATCGCTGTTGCTGGAGGAATGCATACGAGATTATAG
- the LOC135831387 gene encoding dehydrogenase/reductase SDR family member 4-like isoform X3 → MGRLTGKVAIITGSTQGIGFAIANKLATEGAKVVISSRQEVNVNEAVEKLKNNGHQNNISGVVCHVGNKEDRKRLYEECPEDKWDKLFDTNVKSAFLLTKEVVPHLKERKGGSIINISSLAGLQPVPMHGPYCVSKTAILGLTRVFADELAQFNIRVNCIAPGLVRTKFAEHIYENKILHDAILSQIPMGRTGEPRDVEGIAAFLCSDDANYITGETIAVAGGMHTRL, encoded by the exons ATGGGTAGACTAACTGGAAAAGTTGCCATTATCACAGGGTCAACTCAAGG AATCGGATTTGCAATAGCCAATAAACTGGCCACTGAAGGAGCCAAAGTAGTGATCAGCAGCCGACAAGAGGTCAATGTAAACGAAGcagtggaaaaattgaaaaataatggtcatcaaaataatataagtGGTGTCGTATGTCACGTTGGCAATAAGGAAGACCGTAAGAGATTATACGAAGAA TGTCCGGAAGATAAATGGGATAAATTATTCGACACAAACGTCAAAAGTGCATTTCTCCTGACAAAAGAAGTAGTACctcatttgaaagaaagaaaaggtgGTTCGATTATTAATATATCCTCATTAGCTGGCCTGCAACCTGTACCG ATGCATGGGCCATACTGTGTTAGTAAAACGGCAATACTCGGATTAACGAGAGTATTCGCCGACGAGCTTGCTCAATTCAACATCCGAGTCAACTGTATAGCTCCTGGACTAGTCCGGACAAAATTCGCTGAACAT ATTtacgaaaataaaattctccACGATGCTATTCTGTCTCAAATTCCTATGGGaag AACTGGCGAGCCACGTGATGTGGAAGGAATTGCTGCTTTTTTGTGCTCTGATGATGCGAACTATATTACTGGAGAAACGATCGCTGTTGCTGGAGGAATGCATACGAGATTATAG